tatcctTCTTTCCATCCTATGTCCAtgcttccatccatccatccatccatccatccatccatccatccatgtatccatgcatccatccttctgtccatccatccatccttctaTCCCGCTGTCCATGcctccatcatccatccatccatcagtctgtccatccgtccatccatccatccttctgtccatctatcatccatccatccatccatccatccttctgtccatctatcatccatccatccttctaTCCCACTGTCCATGcctccatcatccatccatccatacatccatccatcatccatccttccatccttccatccatccacccatatATCCATAGATCCATCCTTCTGCCCATCCCgccatccatccttccatccatccatccatacttCCGTCCATCCATCAATCCGTCCATCTACCCATCATGTGTCCATACATCTATCCTTCTGCCCTTCCCgccatccatccttccatccacCCATTCAtacttccatccatccatccatacttCCATCCATACATCCATCCTTCTGTCCATGcttccatcatccatccatcaatccatccataCTTCCATCTATCCATGTATCCATCCTTCTGTCCAcctatcatccatccatccttctgtccatctatcatccatccatccttctaTCCCACTGTCCATGcctccatcatccatccatccatccatcatccatccttccgtccttccatccatccacccatatATCCATAGATCCATCCTTCTGCCCATCCCgccatccatccttccatccatccatccatccatccatccatccatacttCCGTCCATCCATCAATCCGTCCATCTACCCATCATGTGTCCATACATCTATCCTTCTGCCCATCCCgccatccatccttccatccacCCATTCAtacttccatccatccatccatacttCCATCCATACATCCATCCTTCTGTCCATGcttccatcatccatccatcaatccatccatacttccatccatccatgtatCCATCCTTCTGTCCAtctgtcatccatccatccatccatgtatCCATCCTTCTGTCTAtctgtcatccatccatccatccatccatccacccacccatccatctATGTATCCAACACTTCCCAGCTCCCCTCAGGGGATCCCGAGTTGTTCTCAGGCATTATGAGATCACATACTACAGATTTATGTTGTAATTTTTGTGCCACCATATAATTCTCAGGCGTTTAGTCAAGGTTTGATGGTCTCTCAAAATGTCTGTACAATATTTAAGTGGATGTGAGTAGTTGCAGTACTTCTGTTTCTCTGGTGTAAAACTCTGCAGAAAGATGCTCTACTTGATATAATAAATGACTTCTTAAATTTCAACTGGTTCCAGGTGACCTCAGGCAGCCTGGCGGTCTACATGTCGAGGGATCAGGAGGTTTGGCTGGAGACTAAAGACTACAGAGGGATGACAGGAAAACCGGAAGGATACAGCATCTTCTCGGGCTTCCTGCTGCACCCTCACTGACCCAATACAGTTTTATACTAACACTCCAAGGCTGAAGCTGCAGGAAAAATAATGTCTTACCTTCACACTGaccctttaatgtttttaaagagaatatatttcacagtttcatgtcttattttcttttatctaTTCAGGTAAATTCTCATTGTGATTCTTTACAGAGAAACCAGACCACCAAAGCAGCATAAACACATCAACAGTAAAACTTTAGTTGTAGACAAaaatgttctttgttttttccaaaaaaaaatcatgaaaaattacAAACCATCAACTGAACCACTTGGCCGTCAACGTAACATAACTTTACTCAATTACTCACTGTATGtcaatgttaaatttcctgtgaaaaccgaagtgtattttgaaagaagacaatgcatgtaacgtcaacaaccaatgcacccagggtaccttgtatgtcatatgtggacgtggaaattCCATGTTTAAACGTCAACGTGACGAGgtaggagtgagaatgtgttgacatgGCAGAACGTGGTTTGTTCCAATGAGTTGGCTCCAGGATTTCAGAGTCCTCAGCCCTCAGCCACGCCTGCTCCACCACGAAGGGTCCTCCCCAAACAACCATGGTAGCTCAAAGACAAtgaaacaaatgattaatttcaaaCAATTTCCCCATGTAACCCTGCAATGCTAAAATGTGTGCACATCAATGTAAGGttaaagcaaataaacagaCTATAAATCAAACCAAGTGTGTGATGTTAATTGTTATGGTATGGTTGACTGTAAATGAAATTAACCTGTGTAGTTAACAGACTAATGAGTTTAAAGAGTGTGAGTTGGGACATCATTACCATGTGTGGCTATGTTACATGTATACGGGCACCTCAACAGCGACatcatctcacacacaccccTGCTTTAGTGAACTGATTATCTGTGGTTGGGGTCTGTGATTTACTATGAAATGTTGTCAAGGATTTAAGGATTAAATGAACAGAAAATGTCACTCTTGTTTCTGTCTTCATTGAAACAAAAAGATGTCTTGCAGAAGTCTGCGGCCATCACAAAATCTCTTCTATCTCTCTATAAAGaacatgaattattattatagcCACCAGCTGCTTTCTACAAATATGGCTATAACAGTACTGCATTAAAGTAGCAGTGAGAAAATGAAACTCTTGcttgggtccagacctttgaatgcAGACTCCACAGAGTTGACTGATCTGTTTGgcatcatgacatgaaacagtggTTACTTGGTCATAAAACATTTgatccaatcagcaccacggGCGAGATTCATGTTGGTGTCAAGCATTGTCAAGCAGTGCGTCTGAACCAATGAGGAGTAATGACAACAATGGCAAGCACTATAGACAAGAAAAATTCTGATATTTACACTGTTTTAAATTGATACATAGACAGCATGTTTTCTCACCGGACAtcgtagttttttttttactttgctctTAAAACCCTGGCTTTCTAGTAATTGTTTAGGTAAAACTGAGTCCCACATTGTCATACCCCCTCCTCCATGACTCTGCCTGTGACAACAGTGTGGGAGTctttaagcttttatttatgttttacatttGTGTGAGTGAAGGGTGCttggtgtgttttggttttgtctgcACATGCTTGTCCTTCCCTTCCTCACACCCTCTCATTCTCCTGCTCTAAGCACACCAGCTCTCTATTTGCAATCAGCACACCAGTTCTTCATCCGTAATCAGCACACTGATCTACCAATCAAGCCACTCCTCTCCACTACCAATATTCAGTACCTGCTCCCAGTCCCTGCAGGATTGATGTGCCAACTtggaggccgtttacacgttgccggctattttcataaatggacatttcaccgtctccgttttcaaaaagatcttcgtttacactcaAACAAGACATGGACTTTTCTACCAGTGTCCCATATGTCctgtatgaaaccaaaagttgaTCTAGTTATGTGACTTTacagcagtgatactcaacttaggGCCCGTCGACAAAGTCTGGCCCACAGtagggtgccaggtggccagttgaccattttctaattcacatgAACTTCATTtacactgggatttttttgtcttctgaAAATATATAGCACCAAAAGCATCAAAGtagaatatatttaaaaaaaagtgccagatGAGGACTCTCCAGACCCTTGACAGAGGACCCCCTAATGAGGACCTTAGACCCTAGAAAAGCCCTGGCAGACACCTGACATGTGGGGCCACTGCGTGTGGATTTGCCTCCCTCTTAGCAAGGATGAGTGTGAACATCCAGCATTAAAAGGTTGAAAATAGGCAacttatttattatatatacataatataaTTGCCCCTTGCTTCctgacattttgcaaaagtgcCCCCAAGGCAGAGCAAGTTGAGTCTCCCTGCTGTAAAGACTATACATAACTACACAAAATAAAGAAGTTTACGTCACTTACATCCTGTTCATGGTTATTTTAACCAAACCCACATTCTTAAACTTAACCAAGTATTTTCCTGTTCTCTAAAAACAAGTGTCCATTTCATGTAATTCTGTGAGGCTGTGTtgcagtgtcagactgaagatggaaacagagtgtaACATATTTGCCTttattctgtctgatatcaggtaAGTGAGAAAATCCTTTAAACTCCTTGTGTTGCTCCTTCATGTTGTGCTGCCAGTTTAGCTCCATAGAATCCTTTTTTTTACTTCATATTTAAAAGGAAATAGTAACTGTTTGTGACATTTAAAAGCCCCCAAACACCCTTAATTTACAGTATTTACAGAATTAAGACACTTCATCACCcttaacagaagaagaagaagaagatatactttatgaATCCCTGAGGGAAGACTCAAtgttttttcactcttgtcatacacacacaggcccagaatacacacacatgcacaaacaggacctacacatgcattaaatggagagatgtcagcgTGAGGGGGCTGCTCATGgacaggcaccctgagcagttggggggtctGGTACCTTGCTCATGGCACCTTGGaagtgcccaggaggcgaactggcacctctccagctactgGTCCAAACTCTGTATTTAGTCTGGATGTGAACCTGAGCTGgagaccctctggttcccaagccaggtccctgtggactgagctaATGCCTTCCCCAAAAAACATGGATCACagcattgtttttttccagctttCTCATCTTCATTGAAACTCTGTGTAAATTACATTAGAATAGGCCTACTTTACATCAGCTCCAGTTCAATGTGATGCAATGATCTTATCTTTGTCTCTCAGTTAGCTCATCAATTTCAACTGGGaaatacaataaacacaaataaatagcTGAAAAACCAACcataatatttatatttgtaatgaatgtgtgatagtctggtgacctgtccagggtgtaccctgcctctcgcccaacgtcagctgggataggctccagccacccAGGTTAcggaaaaatgaatgaatgtaatgtaatttcTCCTTTCTTGTCATCATTTTAATTCCTATAGTACTGTATCATGATACACAGAGAGCTATTTTGCATCTCCATGCGTTAACTGAAGAcagctgtgtctcagtgtctATAGTTCAATGTTTATTTGTGTCCACTCTGCCTACTAGATACCCTCAGACCTCCACACCTGTCCCAGTCACCTGACTCACCTGTTTCCACTTTCCTTCTTTAGTCCTGCAGTAGAGGTAACCAGCCCATTTCCACCTATTCCTTGTCAGATTTTGAATGATACCTATAGCTTTGTTTGATGGTAAACAGTAAGGCTGTCAAAATGGATTACATGCTTGTTTCCAGAGAATCCCTCTTGCATGTGAAGGCGATTTTAATTTAGCATGGGAATGGTGGACTCCACCACAAAAAGTGACAAGTAGTGTAAATCAAGAAGTAAGTACAAGATGTAAATGCATTAAACGGCTATTGCTGCAAAACATGGAGCATAAATTGCATCCAAAATGGGATGCAAATTTAAGGATTATATCTGCAAATAACTGATGTAGATGAACACTGGAATTCACTTCAAAACACAATATGTATCCCTATACCTCATACCGGGCGAGGTGCTCAAATTCCGAATTTGAATTCATATGTAATGGGATTTTATGTTCCTAGAAGAAGGTCAGGGTCAAGAAAAGTTTTAGGATGTAGAATCCAAATTTgcagaaagaggaaagagaaCGACAAAATGCAAGAAATGGAAAGAGGATCTGAGAAAGACAAAATTGCACATTTCATAGAATgcaattattaaaaatatacatcAGCTATTTGTTGATAGATTCTGTTGaggaaattaaatattttgtggaACAGATACTGACATCCAGGCTGAGGTTAGGAGCCTTGACACCACACTGCCAGGAAACCAGTTTGTGTTTGAGGAAgttcacagtaaaaaaacagatcaaaatgttaatttggagaaaatatttttttgtaatcagATAAATTCAACAATGCTTCATCATCAGTTCTTCTTCAGGTGGAGTTCTTCCTGACTTCTTGGGAAAGTGTTTCACTTCCTCTGATCTGCTTTGTCagataaatgcaacaaaaacaatcacagaTTTACAGAAAAGGGCATTGAACTCACAAAGATGAAACAGACGAGAAACTGTCATCACATTGTCAGTTTGTTATTACTGCAGATGCATCAATGTGTGATCATTATTTTACTGTTGCAGCAAATGGAGTAAATTTAAGCTTTCATACTTTTTATGTAGTTTAATGTATATTTTATAACATATTTCTTGTTTGTAAAATCGTAATCCACAAAGTAACTACAAACTCCAGCTGACAGGTAATTGTGTTGCCTGAAACGTCAAAGTGGAGACGTCCTCACTATTCCCCACATTTTATTCACACTTTTGAAAATCTGCAGGGTCTAAGTAcattttttgtgtctcattcattcatcttctaaccgcttcatcctcttgggggtcgcgggggggctggagcctatcccagctgacatcgggcgagaggcagggtacaccctggacaggtcgccagactatcgcagagctgacacatagagacaaacacggacaatttagagttatcagttaacctagtccccaatctgcatgtctttagactgtgggaggaagccggagtgcccggagagaacccacgctgacacggggagaacatgcaaactccgcgcagaagggctcccatgcccgggatcgaaccggcaaccctcttgctgtgaggcgagagtgctaaccaccacaccactgtgccgcccattttttgtgtctcttttgttatttttcttataCCATACAGTTTTAATTATGCCacgtacaaaaaacaaaacaaaaccctgGTACAGTTGGGACAGTCTTGTTTGTTGTTACAACTCGCTCTGGATTAACAGTCGACAAAAACAAGACGAACTTTTTCTAACTGAATAAGAGTGACTTTGAGGTCACTGAGTGAATGTTGACCGTATGAACTTTATACGCCTACATTTGAATGTGCAGAGTTCAAACTTGTTTCACTCTCAAAATGCTGATGTTAGGGAccgttctttatttatcagaggaggtgGGTGGCTGGGTGTGCCTTTTTTTACCATCCATGAAGCTACTAATATTTTTCCTTTAGCCTTCTTGAGTGACTAgcagaaaatgcatgaccctccctccaccataaattagttattagattttacaACTTGAcattgaaagttaaaagttataTGTTAAGAAATCCTGGTGTTGAAAAAAGCCTTGGCTTTTCTCTCCTGtcgtgcatgctggttagttcgTGCCAATGGTTTATTTTTGACCAGATATTAAATGagatgtagaataaagtgattctgATGAGATATCATTATTTTAAGCTCTGATTTGGTTATGTTTTTCTTCTGAAGGAAGCATCAGCTGatcatgatgtgtccaaggaccatCTGAAATATAAAACTCCtgcaataatttctgttttcaccGTTTCTGGCTGTGTAATTTGGGCgacattacagaaaaaaatgcctTCTTGTGCGTatgtttcctttaaaaatgGGCAGAAAAATACATGCAacatacaaccatttaaatttgtagGCCTATGCCTCTCCCTAGGccgaaaaaataaacataagtCCCTGCTCAGCacttaatctttttttttctcgcaTCACCCCTTTCCCCTCTTAAATAACAgagtcctttattttattttactttattttatttcatttcattttattctgttgtttttatttatttattttttaatgatgcaAACTCAGACATAAACCTATAAGCTGACATAAGTTGACATAAACCTATAAGCTACCTGTAGCCTACAGTGATCGCATTGAGCTGAAGGGTGCCACCAAAATGATGACTGAGGGACCAGCCAAATTCCATACCTCAGTAATTTCTGAAAGTATAATAATTTTACTGAGAACAGGATGTCCCAACCGTCCCAGGGAGGCagaatgtgggaaaaaaaatgcactccTTGTACATTTTACAACACTGTGGCTTTCACATTTGAGTTGGACTCCAAAAAACTTGATAAACTGTGAGCAGATACCTGCGTCTGTTCAGAGATCAAGTTATTTGTCTGTGAATAACGTAACGTTATTTCATGTCAATTCAAAAATGTCCCAAGAGATCCCACTCTCCCCCACATGCACTGTTTCACTCCATCACTGACAGTATTACACCCTAAAATCATGCTGTCTTGAAgtgtttcacttcctgtatttttattttcctgattCAGTTGCCGCTGTCGCTGTGAAGCTCTTCAACTCTGCTCTCCATCAGCGTATCACTCCACAGGACGAGGGACTTCTTTACCTGCAAATGGTGAGAATTTTGTGTCTTACAACACCAAAGAACGGGCAAAGAAGTatttacagagagagaaaaccaTTATTCAGACAGAGGCACTCTTGATTCAGGAGTAAATGGTTTCATAGCACTTTTTATGTAATGTTTCTTCATGTAGAAGCTAAATCATTGTCAGCATGTTTAACCTTTAAACATAGTAATGTATTATTTGCAGAGGAGTTAAAGCTGTTGTCTGTATGTCCTTAACAGGCTTAAAATGTCTTAGAtttaaatgcacaaatgtattttgtttcttGAGCTACTGATTTGTCTACAATTTAAGATTATGCTTTCTTAATCTTCACACTAAATACTGTGTATTTATATTATCTGTGTATAAGAGGCTAAAACATTGTACATTTCCAGAGAATAAGAACAatttgtgttttgctgctgtcagaTAACTTCTGAACTGAACTCTTTTATGtggttttaatgtatttgtattaGGGATGCAATTTGTAAGCACTTTCCTTCAGagatgctgctgtgagaacacaaaccaactcaaggcaattatgcaactctGAAACAAACCCTTAGATTATTTaaagtggaaaaacagtgatacGTTAATGAACCTTCAAGACCATCGAGTCAGTAACAGAAAAACCTTCCACTGGGACAAAGAGCTGCAGGGTCCCCACAGAACAAAACACTATATTTTAGTATGAGGACATGGTGTTTAGTGAAGGCCATGTTTAGGGTTATGGTTCCAGTTTAAAGTCCTTAATGACCAGaacaagttttttttgtgtgtgtatctgtgtgtactCAGGCCGCCCAGTGGCTGAGCTGCAGTACTGCAGTGTTCCTGCTCTTGgttcacatcactccagttgtCACACAGTGCGGGGGAACCCCAGGGATCCCTGGAATACCAGGCACCCATGGGCCCAACGGCATGGACGGTCCcaagggagagaagggagaccCTGGTGAGCTCACACTGGACATGAAGACATCAGACACAGTTTAGACATTCTGCTCATACATTAATATCAGATCTGAcgttacattttaaatttttagtTAAACTTGTTTTCTCTTATTCAGTGAACTGGTTCTTTTTCGGCAACTCATGAGCTGACTCTAAATAGATTAttcaaatttaattaatttgaacTCACTTTTTTAAGTTGAAATTAAGGTTCAGTTTGGTGAGAGTTTTGGCCGGGGGTTGCGTTTTAGTGTGGATGGACAGAGTTGCAGTGAGAGGgcttgttgaaatgtaaaatgtctAAATATTCCCTCTTATTAAAGTGTCTAGTTTTATAGTTCGTTTTTTTAGCAGGCTACATATAGACATTTAAATTACAGCCAGAATTTAACATCCATGTTTCTTCTTAGTGTCAGTTCTGAATAACAGCCTTGCGCCATGTGATACGTGTTTCTCTGTATGAGCAGGTGAGGCAGGTCAGCCTGTCAGGGGCCAGAAGGGGTTCCCTGGTATGTCTGGTCCCCCAGGACGGCCGGGGCTGAAGGGGGACGTGGGTCTTCCGGGGCCTCCCGGTCATCCAGGCCGGAAAGGGGAGAAGGGGAGACCCTTCAACCCCTCCAACCAGCAGAAATCCTTCTTTTCCTACAAACGGATGTTATCCCAGGCGCCAGAGATGGACACCCCCATGAACTTCAACGGGTCAGTGCTGTGAAGGTTCAGGTTTTCATTGTGATGTACTTCCTGTTGAAACAAGATGATGAGGCAGACTGTGATGATAAAACTAGTTTTTATTTGAAGCCTgaggtcagctttaaagcctctGGGGTATTTCTTCACAGTATTACACGTTAATGGTTAAATAAGAAACATTCAACATTAagtttgggggatttttttaAGAGATTAATAATCAAAAACTCAGCTAAtctgcttcatcaggactgTATGAGTGAGTGATCAGATACAATTAACAGTCCCCCTGAAAACATTGGAAGCAAACAGCTCCACAGCTTCTGAAGtttttgtttgaaatatatAAAATTTGATGGGTGTACTGAGGTAATTCAGagttgaaataataaaaactgaacCTGTTTGTGTGAAAACTTCCCACAGAGAGATTTTGGGTGACCTGGGTGAACAGTTTCGAGGAGAATCGCTAACAAACGGGACGTTCACATGTGTCACCAAAGGGATTTATTTCTTCAGTTATCACGTTTCAGCAAAGACCAGAGTGAGTCTGAAGAGTTTGTTCTCATAAAACTGACccgtatatctgtgtgtgtctttagcctgtctgtcttcctccctTCAGTCTCATCTTTGCTTCATTTTTGAGTACATTTACCACAGTACAGTTAGTACAAATGTTAGGTAGGCCTACTtgttgagtatttccattttatgccactTCATACTTCTACTTGACTTCATTTCAGGAACAAATATAATACTTTTAACTGCAATACATTCATCTGACAGCAGGGGCTAGTAGTGACTTTTCAAATTaggattttaaaaagtaacccaTACAATTAACACACTGAATTTTACTCTTGAATA
This region of Epinephelus fuscoguttatus linkage group LG1, E.fuscoguttatus.final_Chr_v1 genomic DNA includes:
- the c1qb gene encoding complement C1q subcomponent subunit B; translated protein: MAAQWLSCSTAVFLLLVHITPVVTQCGGTPGIPGIPGTHGPNGMDGPKGEKGDPGEAGQPVRGQKGFPGMSGPPGRPGLKGDVGLPGPPGHPGRKGEKGRPFNPSNQQKSFFSYKRMLSQAPEMDTPMNFNGEILGDLGEQFRGESLTNGTFTCVTKGIYFFSYHVSAKTRVCLKLVKGTESTLALCDSSEGFLVTSGSAVLQLEAGDTVSLQATKYNTIVTSQSSTSHTFTGFLIFPTA